A section of the Posidoniimonas corsicana genome encodes:
- the glnE gene encoding bifunctional [glutamate--ammonia ligase]-adenylyl-L-tyrosine phosphorylase/[glutamate--ammonia-ligase] adenylyltransferase — MQLDTLCSYLDDTSSAGSWLQSVGIAELDTGYRNLVMMSEAGVPLDLLANLCDQFATAAPTLADRDMAWNNLERFVSSARNPLSTTALFERDAEALPNLLQLFSTSQYLSDLLVNDHEAYDLLRMTEGHPVARDVLVDELSADLAAINSRDDALAALRRHKRRETLRIAYGDIIRNQSVATVSRQISFLADALVEAALRFARAQLEQKYGVPRWGQGEAARFCVLALGKLGGIELNYSSDIDLILLYDHDGQTDGGRSITNREFFERLSRDLVKLLTEPTDAGAVYRVDLRLRPEGSRGPVCGSYEQMVQYYDNKGRTWERQAFIKARSIAGAVSLGDELLGHLEPWVYRRYLSLADITGIKSLKQRIEKRAVSEGDDLRNVKTGRGGIRDIEFVIQFLQLLNGGTLSELRTGNTLDAIAQLEKVGCLTPQERGLLEDNYCQLRKLEHRLQIMYDLQTHNLPEASADLQKVAIRMGYFDTPDGAALEAFQADLGEQREVNRKILDHLLHDAYVGDGADEPEVDLVNDPDPSPERIQEVLGKYPFKDVPAAYANLMELATEKIRFLSTRRCRHFLASISPRLLAAIAQTPEPDTTLVNLTRVSDSIGGKAALWELFSENNASLNLYVTLCAACPYLAGILTSNPGMIDDLLDSLLVESLPTLPQLNAALAELTRGAEDQELILHSFKNAQHLRVGVRDILGKDDVSATHAALSDIAEACLNTIIATEYAALVDKYGVPTIVLPDDPQAAPPALAGRGGQPCGFIVLALGKLGGAEPNYHSDLDLVFLYEHEGRTQPEGRAGEGTTNGHFFSELTQRIIKSASHIGPHGRLYEVDARLRPTGRSGSLANPVDAFLSYFQSGAGQLWERQALCKARVVYGDPEAAGYAMQAVHQAAFGPDWLPEQTEEIRQMRLRLEENASRTNLKRGRGGTMDTEFLVQMLQLRHGGQDPSVRVTGTLDALAALHGRGYLSDDDFDHFSESYRFQRSVEARIRLMDSLGRHELPTDDGELAKLAFLLGGHDGGQLARRAEECFEENRRRFDQLFGG; from the coding sequence ATGCAACTCGACACGCTGTGCAGCTATCTGGACGACACTTCTAGTGCCGGTTCGTGGCTCCAATCCGTCGGCATCGCCGAGCTGGACACGGGCTACCGGAACTTGGTCATGATGTCCGAGGCCGGCGTGCCGCTCGACCTGCTGGCCAACCTGTGCGACCAGTTTGCGACGGCCGCTCCGACGCTTGCCGACCGTGACATGGCTTGGAACAACCTGGAGCGGTTCGTCTCTAGCGCGCGCAACCCGCTCAGCACGACCGCGTTGTTCGAACGCGACGCCGAGGCGCTGCCGAACCTGCTGCAACTGTTCTCGACCAGCCAGTACCTCAGCGACCTGCTGGTCAACGACCACGAGGCGTACGACCTGCTGCGCATGACCGAGGGCCACCCGGTCGCGCGGGACGTGCTGGTCGACGAGTTGTCCGCCGACCTGGCCGCGATCAATTCTCGCGACGACGCGCTGGCGGCGCTCCGCCGGCACAAACGCCGCGAGACGCTCCGCATCGCCTACGGCGACATCATCCGCAACCAGTCGGTCGCGACCGTGTCGCGGCAGATATCGTTCCTCGCTGACGCGCTGGTCGAGGCCGCCCTCCGGTTCGCCCGTGCGCAGCTGGAGCAGAAGTACGGCGTCCCCCGCTGGGGCCAGGGCGAGGCCGCCCGGTTCTGCGTGCTGGCGCTCGGCAAGCTTGGCGGCATCGAGCTGAACTACTCGAGCGACATCGACCTGATCCTGCTCTACGACCACGACGGCCAGACCGACGGCGGCCGGTCGATCACCAACCGCGAGTTCTTCGAGCGGCTCTCGCGTGACCTCGTGAAGCTGCTCACCGAGCCGACCGACGCCGGCGCCGTGTACCGGGTGGACCTGCGGCTCCGGCCCGAAGGGAGCCGGGGCCCGGTCTGCGGCAGCTACGAGCAGATGGTCCAGTACTACGACAACAAGGGCCGCACCTGGGAACGCCAGGCGTTCATCAAGGCCAGGTCGATCGCCGGCGCCGTTTCGCTGGGCGATGAATTGCTCGGCCACCTTGAGCCGTGGGTGTATCGGCGGTACCTCAGCCTGGCCGACATCACCGGCATCAAGTCGCTCAAGCAGAGGATCGAGAAGCGGGCCGTGTCCGAGGGCGACGACCTGCGCAACGTGAAGACCGGCCGCGGCGGCATCCGCGACATCGAATTCGTCATCCAGTTCTTGCAGCTGCTCAACGGCGGCACCCTCAGCGAGCTCCGCACCGGCAACACGCTGGACGCGATCGCCCAGTTGGAGAAGGTCGGCTGCCTGACGCCGCAGGAACGCGGTCTGCTGGAGGACAACTACTGTCAGCTCCGCAAGCTGGAGCACCGCCTGCAGATCATGTACGACCTGCAGACGCACAACCTGCCGGAGGCCTCCGCCGACCTGCAGAAGGTTGCCATCCGGATGGGCTACTTCGACACGCCCGACGGCGCCGCGCTCGAGGCGTTTCAGGCCGACCTGGGCGAGCAGCGCGAGGTCAACCGCAAGATCCTCGACCACCTGCTGCACGACGCCTACGTCGGCGACGGCGCCGACGAGCCGGAGGTCGACCTGGTCAACGACCCCGACCCCAGCCCCGAGCGGATCCAGGAGGTGCTCGGCAAGTACCCCTTCAAGGACGTCCCCGCCGCCTACGCCAACCTGATGGAGCTGGCGACCGAGAAGATCCGCTTCCTCTCCACCAGGCGGTGCCGCCACTTCCTGGCCTCGATCTCGCCGCGGCTGCTGGCGGCCATCGCCCAGACGCCCGAGCCCGACACCACGCTCGTGAACCTCACGCGCGTCAGCGACTCGATCGGCGGCAAGGCGGCCCTGTGGGAGCTGTTCAGCGAGAACAACGCTTCGCTCAACCTGTACGTCACGCTCTGCGCGGCGTGCCCGTACCTGGCGGGCATCCTGACCAGCAACCCGGGCATGATCGACGACCTGCTCGACAGCCTGCTGGTCGAGAGCCTGCCGACGCTGCCGCAGCTCAACGCGGCGCTGGCGGAGCTGACCCGCGGCGCGGAGGACCAGGAGCTGATCCTGCACAGCTTCAAGAACGCCCAGCACCTGCGGGTGGGCGTCCGCGACATCCTCGGCAAGGACGACGTCAGCGCCACCCACGCCGCGCTGTCGGACATCGCGGAAGCGTGCCTCAACACGATCATCGCGACCGAGTACGCGGCGCTGGTCGACAAGTACGGCGTCCCCACGATCGTCCTGCCCGACGACCCTCAGGCCGCGCCCCCGGCGCTGGCCGGACGGGGCGGGCAGCCGTGCGGGTTCATCGTGCTGGCGCTCGGCAAGCTGGGCGGCGCCGAGCCCAACTACCACAGCGACCTCGACCTTGTCTTTCTGTACGAGCACGAGGGCCGCACGCAGCCCGAGGGTCGCGCCGGCGAGGGGACCACCAATGGCCACTTCTTCAGCGAGCTGACCCAGCGGATCATCAAGTCGGCCAGCCACATCGGGCCCCACGGGCGGCTCTACGAGGTGGACGCCCGACTCCGCCCCACCGGCCGGAGCGGCTCGCTGGCCAACCCGGTCGACGCCTTCCTCAGCTACTTCCAGAGCGGCGCCGGGCAGCTGTGGGAGCGGCAGGCCCTCTGCAAGGCCAGGGTGGTCTACGGTGACCCCGAGGCCGCCGGCTACGCGATGCAGGCCGTCCATCAGGCCGCGTTCGGCCCCGACTGGTTGCCGGAGCAGACCGAAGAAATCCGGCAGATGCGGCTGCGTCTGGAGGAGAACGCCAGCCGCACCAACCTGAAACGCGGCCGGGGCGGCACCATGGACACCGAGTTCCTGGTGCAGATGCTGCAGCTCCGCCACGGCGGCCAGGACCCCTCCGTCCGGGTGACCGGCACGCTCGACGCGCTGGCGGCGCTGCACGGGCGAGGCTACCTGTCCGACGACGACTTCGACCACTTCAGCGAGAGCTACCGCTTCCAACGCAGCGTCGAGGCCCGCATCAGGCTGATGGACTCGCTCGGCCGCCACGAGCTGCCGACCGACGACGGCGAACTCGCTAA